A single region of the Brassica rapa cultivar Chiifu-401-42 chromosome A03, CAAS_Brap_v3.01, whole genome shotgun sequence genome encodes:
- the LOC103859443 gene encoding protein ELC, with protein sequence MVPSPLNPQQIQQFLSSVLSQRGPNSVPYDESTKWLIRQHLLNLISSYPSLEPKTATFIHNDGRSVNLLQADGTIPMPYHGVTYNIPVIIWLLESYPRHPPCVYVNPTADMIIKRPHAHVTPSGLVSLPYLQNWVYPSSNLVDLVSDLGAAFATDPPLYSRRRPQPGPSPPPYETRPPPPPPQTVDQRPFPPSPYGRVNHVHHQDDAAEVYKRNAINRMVEMVHGDLASMRRDREAEAESMLSLQGGLKRREEEISRGMKEMVEEKETLEQQLQIVSMNTDVLDSWVRENQGKTNIDVDVDKAFECVDALSKQMLECTASDLAIEDAVYALDKGFQDGVVPFDQYLRSVRLLSREQFFHRATGSKVRAAQMEAQVHAIAGRLHS encoded by the coding sequence ATGGTTCCGTCACCGTTAAACCCGCAACAGATCCAACAATTCCTCTCCTCCGTCCTCTCACAGCGCGGGCCCAACTCCGTCCCCTACGACGAATCCACCAAGTGGCTAATCCGCCAACACCTCCTCAACCTAATCTCCTCCTACCCTTCCCTCGAGCCCAAAACGGCGACGTTTATCCACAACGACGGCCGTTCCGTAAACCTCCTCCAAGCTGACGGAACCATCCCGATGCCTTATCACGGCGTCACCTACAACATCCCCGTCATCATCTGGCTCCTCGAGTCCTACCCTCGCCACCCTCCTTGCGTCTACGTGAACCCCACCGCCGACATGATCATCAAACGTCCCCACGCGCACGTGACCCCCTCGGGCCTCGTGTCTCTCCCTTATCTCCAAAATTGGGTTTACCCTAGCTCCAATCTCGTGGATCTCGTCTCCGATCTCGGCGCCGCCTTCGCTACCGATCCTCCTCTCTACTCCCGCCGCCGTCCTCAGCCGGGGCCATCGCCGCCGCCGTACGAGACgcgtcctcctcctcctcctcctcagacGGTTGATCAGAGACCGTTCCCGCCGTCTCCTTACGGCAGAGTGAACCACGTTCACCACCAGGACGACGCGGCGGAGGTTTACAAGAGAAACGCGATCAACAGGATGGTGGAGATGGTTCACGGCGATCTAGCGTCGATGCGGAGAGATAGAGAAGCCGAGGCGGAGTCGATGCTGAGTCTCCAAGGAGGTTTGAagaggagagaggaagagatcAGCAGAGGGATGAAGGAGATGGTGGAGGAGAAGGAGACGCTCGAGCAGCAGCTACAGATCGTATCCATGAACACCGACGTTCTTGATTCTTGGGTTAGAGAGAATCAAGGGAAGACTAATATCGATGTTGATGTTGATAAGGCCTTTGAGTGTGTGGACGCGCTCTCTAAGCAGATGTTGGAGTGTACTGCTTCGGATTTGGCTATTGAAGATGCGGTTTACGCGTTGGATAAGGGGTTTCAGGATGGGGTTGTTCCGTTTGATCAGTACTTGAGGAGTGTGAGGTTGCTTTCGAGGGAGCAGTTCTTTCATCGAGCCACGGGGTCTAAAGTTAGAGCTGCGCAGATGGAAGCTCAGGTTCATGCCATCGCAGGTAGATTACATTCGTGA
- the LOC103860156 gene encoding uncharacterized protein LOC103860156, producing the protein MAPPIRTVAIYNTHEVHSIDFFGNEVTVTVTSDASVICEWISNVHTYDCAPLTYSHHPLVVGVGVQWTPFCYRSCDGDSSPGSYNSDDNSYSPPPPPRRYYVDSPADTLQLGVGNECLVIQLSHCDHVPDELRIFLLDPDTIFIGVRNSQDARKLAKSRHELQIGELLDLRNYAQDCRGRSMRRCSFEEIVDVCMRCPGVRLDPEISMSDWSAEDLSHEQIRQASLDVYVCFQLGVCHRIWEG; encoded by the exons ATGGCTCCGCCGATAAGGACCGTCGCGATTTACAACACTCACGAAGTGCACTCCATCGATTTCTTCGGAAACGAGGTAACCGTTACCGTAACGTCGGATGCCTCCGTCATCTGCGAATGGATCAGCAACGTCCACACCTACGACTGTGCTCCGTTAACGTACTCCCATCACCCTCTCGTCGTTGGAGTCGGCGTTCAGTGGACACCGTTTTGTTATCGCTCGTGCGACGGAG ATTCTTCACCGGGAAGTTACAACAGCGACGACAACTCCTATtctcctccgccgccgccgcgTCGATACTACGTCGATAGTCCAGCAGACACTCTCCAGTTAGGCGTGGGCAACGAATGTCTCGTAATCCAGCTATCTCACTGTGACCACGTCCCCGACGAACTCCGCATCTTCCTCTTGGATCCAGATACGATATTCATCGGCGTCCGGAACAGTCAAGACGCGCGGAAGCTAGCGAAATCTAGGCATGAGCTGCAGATCGGAGAGCTTTTGGACTTGAGGAACTATGCTCAAGATTGTAGAGGCCGCAGCATGAGGCGTTGTTCGTTTGAGGAGATTGTGGATGTGTGTATGCGTTGTCCAGGAGTGAGGCTAGATCCGGAGATAAGCATGAGTGATTGGAGCGCTGAAGACCTTAGTCATGAACAGATACGTCAGGCGTCACTGGATGTGTATGTTTGCTTTCAGCTTGGTGTTTGTCATCGTATATGGGAAGgttga